The segment GAAAATATCATCAAAATCAACTCCAAACAGATCTGTGGTTCTGATGATCACAATGCCGTTGGGCAAACCCTGTTGGGAGAGAGACTTAAGGCTTATGGTTTCCTCATTATGATCAAGTAAGTACCCCAGGTACAGTTTGGGGCCATCAGGTGAATTGGCTCTTAAGGCAACGGGTTTTTCTTCTTCTTTCGCGGTTTGTAGCAGGGAGTAAAATAAGGACATGAAGTAGGGTTTAGTAGATGTAGTGTTTGATAGCAGCTTTTATTGATGTAAAATAAGGAATAATTTGGAACCCTAAACAACCTTGTAAAGCAAAGGCAATGTACAAACCATCAGATAAAACAACCTGGAAAGGGCGAATGGACCCGCAGGATGGAGAGCTGGGGCTGCGGTGGCACCAGGTGGTGGAGTTGGTAGATCTTTCCCGCGAAGTGGAAGATGGGCACGGAAGTTTCGTGTTCCTGGGGTTCAGTTCTGATGAAGGCGTGTGGCGAAACCAGGGTAGGGTAGGAGCAGCGGGTGGGCCGGACGCGATCAGGCGGGCCATGGCCTCGTTTGCAGATCATTTACCGGAGGGTATCCGGCTGTTTGGCGGTGGCGATGTCATTTGTGCCAATCACCGGTTAGAGGAGGCGCAGGCACAACTTGGTAAAAAAGTGGAGATGCTGCTCAGGAAAGGGTACAAACCCCTCGTTTTGGGAGGAGGGCATGAAACCGCTTACGGGCATTTTCTAGGCATCAGGAAAGGACTACAGGTAGGCGAGAAGCTGGGTATTATCAACCTTGATGCCCATTTTGACCTACGAAGTTATTCCCAGCATTCCAGTTCAGGGACACCCTTTCTGCAAATAGCAGATGACCTGGAAGCCGATGGGTTGGAGTTTCATTACCTCTGCGTGGGCATACAGGAAGCAGGAAATACCCGCAAGCTTTTCCAGTCTGCCGCTGAACGTAAGGTGCACTATGTCTTAGCCGATGACCTTCACACCGGAATGAACACTGAGATTCAAGACAAACTACAGACGTTCATCTCCGCAGTGGACAAGGTCTACCTCAGCATTGATTTGGATGTGTTTGCCGCCGCCTATGCACCGGGGGTAAGTGCGCCCACCGCTTTGGGGCTCACCCCGCAGGTAGTGGTGCTCCTTCTGAGGGAAATCATTAGTTCAGGTAAACTTCTGACGGTAGATGTTGTGGAGCTGAATCCTGCCTATGATATAGATAACCAGACTTCTAAATTAGCAGCTTCCCTGATCTACCAAATCATTCAAAAATGGGCTGAGAAATAAACCTATGTAATCTTAAGGATAACATTTTCATCCCATTCCTTTAGCCGTGTTTTCGAAAATTTACCCTAAAACAGGAGAGGCCATTTCACTAATGAAATGGCCTCTCCTGTTTTTCTAATGACCGGCTAAGCCGAGTTCCGTTCTGCGTTGATGATCCCGAAGGAGCAACGCATGACCAGTTTCTCAAACTTACTTTTGCCTGGGGTGTTGTTTTCCTGTTCCTCCATCTCCCTGATTTTGGTGAGGGCAAATTGTTGGATGGTAAGCAAAGGCATTTCTATGCGTTGGCGCATCTGGATGGAAAGCAGATTCACTGGTTTGTCTTCCATGAGGTGCGCGTTTTTGGTGAGGCGGAGCACATACTTTTTGGTGCGCTCAAACTCCTCATGGATGTTGTTCCAGAGCTCGCCGTAATGAGGGTGTTTTGACAAAAAGGCCGTAAGCGGGAAAAAGCACTTCGTCATGGCCATCTCGCAGTTGCCTAGTAATGTACGGAAGAAAAGGGAGCGGGAGTAAAGGTGTTCAATGGCCTCCCATTGGCCTTCGGCTTCCATTCTTTCCATAGCGGCGCCCACTCCGTAGTAACCCGGCAGGTTCTGCTTTAACTGGCTCCAGGAACCAACGTAAGGCACCGCTCGCAAATCGTTCAGGTTCAGTTTGCCCGGCTTCCGTTTAGACGGGCGGCTTCCAATGTTAGCCTCGGCGTAATACCGCAAAGGGCTGGCGTAATTCAGGTACTCCAGGAAATAAGGGTTGTTCTTAAGGGTGTTGTACGCCACATAACTTTCCTCGGCCAACCGCTGCATGAGGTCTTCTTCCTGGTCCGTAAAGGTGGTCTCTTTAGAAGAGAACAAAGTGTTTCTGATACCGGCATGCATGAGCTGTTCCATGTTGTACTGCGCCGCATCAATGGTCCCGAAGTTGGAACTGATGGTCTGCCCCTGAATGGTCAACTGGATTTCCTTGCTGGCAATGGTAGGGCCCATGGAAGCATAGAACTGGTGCGTTCTTCCGCCCCCTCGGGCAGGAGGTCCGCCCCGGCCGTCAAAGAACACCACCTGCAAATCGTACTGCTGGGCCAACCTGCTCAGTTCTTCCTTGGCTTTGTATATGCTCCAGTTAGACATGAGATAACCCCCGTCTTTGGTACCATCTGAGAAGCCCAGCATAATGCTCTGGATATTTCCGCGGCGGTGCAGATGTTGGCGGTACACCTCTGAGTTGTACAACGCCTCCATCACGTCATGTGCGTTTTTCAAGTCGTCAATAGTCTCAAAAAGAGGCACAATGTCCACGGAAAGTTCTTCGGGTTTCCAGCCGCTGAGCATGAATAAGCCATACACCTCCATCACATCCAGGGCACTGGTGCTATGACTGATGATGTAACGGTGACAACCCTCGGAACCGTTAATTTCCTGAATGGTTTTCATGGCCTGCATAGACTCCAGGGTATCACGGTGCAGTTCATTCTCCAGTGACTCTGCCGCTACGGTGGTGTTGGCGTTCAGCAAGGCTGATATTTTTTCCTTGGCAGAAAGTTGGGAGTAGTTTTCTGGTAAGGCACCGCTGGTAGCAGCAATGGCTTCCAAGGCTTCGGTATGCGCGGAACTGTCCTGGCGCACATCCAGAGACGCGAAAAATAGTCCGAACAGCTCTACCTTTCTGATCAGGTTTTCGGCCAGGGGAAGGAAAAGGGAATTATGCTCACGGATCAAAATATCTTTGATTCTAAGCAGCGGAGCCAGAATGGCTTCTTTGGTGATATCTGCTTTGTAACCGGGCAAGAAGAGGTTATTGTACAGCTTCTCCTCCAACGAGATCAGTTCATTCAAGATCCCCTTGAACGTAAGACGACGCTTTAACCGGCGTACATCCTGGTAATACGATTTAATGATGGCTCCCCTCAGAGCCTCCGCTACCCGCAGGGTAATGGAAGCAGTTACGAACGGATTACCATCCCGATCGCCTCCAGGCCAGAAGCCTAACCTGATCAAAGGGTTTTCTTCTGAAACGGCCTCCGGGAACTGGCTTTTAAGGTGAGACATGATTTGTCCGGCGGCCTGGTAGAAGACGTTTTCCAGGTACCAGATCAAACTCACGGCCTCGTCATACGGAGAGGGCTTCTCGTTTTTGAAGAACGGGGTTTTGCCTAACTGCCGAAGGTAGCTGTTTACCTGCGCCGTGTTGTCGTTCAGCAACGCTTTTGATAAATCATTGATGATACCTAATACCTCACTGGGGTAAAACTGGGTAGGGTGGGCGGTAAGCACCAGGCGTACTGAAAAATCCTTAAGTTTCTCCTGTAACTGTGCCTGTGTTTGAGTTTGCTCCACTTCGGCCTGCAGGTGCTTGAGGGTACCTGCCCCGGCCATATCATGCGTCTCCCGGAAAGAGGCATCTTCCAGCGCATCAAAAAGCACTACCTGCCGCTCAGCGTACTGCACAAACCTGAAAAGCAGATCAAGCTGCTCCTGCTCGGTTCGGTAGGGGGTATACTGATTGAAGAACGTGCTGATAATCTCATCGGGGCTCTGCTCTTTTGCAAAGCCTTCTTCACAGTGCAGCAGGAAAATAGACAGTAATACCCCGGTTTTCTCTACTCTGTGGAAGGGCAAGGAGGTGAAAAGACTGTTATATAGCTGAAATTTAAGCCCTACGTGTTTGTCGTAGTTTTGCAGGGCACTGGTAGAAGAACCATCCATAGGTAGGCAATTTGTGAGGTTTTGCTAGAGTTACCTCTATTTTTATTAATTAATTATAAAAAAGAGCTTTTAGGGAAGCAGGCTGGTAAACGGTGGCAGTGTTTCAGATTTACCTCAGGCAATTGCCTTCTTTTTTGCGAGCCATTCTTCCTTTTCAATGCAATAGGTATAGTTCAGTTTGGGGGGCTCTCCAAAATAAGCTACTTCCTGTTCCCCAATTTTCTTGGCGCCCAATCGGCATATGGCTATTTGGGATCGGATATTACCAGCTCCAATGTGGAAGTATACCCGAGACACAAACCCAAGAAGATAATCCAGCAATAAGGTTTTCACCCCGGGATTAAAGCCTTTGCCCCAGTAAGTTGTACCAAAGAAAGTATAGCCTATGAATACGCTGCTGTCCTGTTCCCGGTAATCATAGATGCGGGTACTGCCAGCAACTTTGCCCGTTGATTTGTCAATGATTTTAAAAGCGCCTTTGCTTTGAAGGGCTCCTTCAAAAAACGTCCGGAAAACATCTTTCTTCCACCGGTCTTTATTGGGGTGCTGTTCCCAGATGCTGGGGTCAGATGCTACCGCATATACTTCTTCAAAATCATCTTCTTGCAGCGGATAGAGAAGTACTAGGTCATTCTCTAAGATAGGTTGAGTACTAAAGCTCATGGCGTGACTATCATAGATTCTTGAATAGGTAAACCTGATTACGTCTGTTTACCTGGCGTCAATGTCTAAAGTTGGAATTTCGATTGCTGATAATGCTGGTCTTTTTTCTACTCCAAAGGAATTGATGATTAACAAATATAAATGGTATTGAGGTATTTGTTAATGTTTCTGTAGTGAAAAACTATATTATATAATCAAGTATCAAAAAATTAAGTAGAATGATATTCTTTAGCTAAAAACTGAAAACTCGTTTCTACATTGATTTTTGAAAACAAAGGCCGAAATAAAAAGGGAAACACTCCAATGGAAGCATTGAGTTTATCGGAAATTCCTACCTGAAGTACTTACAACCCGATGAGCTCGTAGGTTTTCCCTTTCTCGGTTTTCAGATCAAGGAGGTTGGTTGTTGGAATATTAACCGTCTTCAGATTTGCATTGGGAGAAACCAGGGGAGTTTTGATAGCAGCTAGCTGGTAGAAGGTGTTTGGGTTGGTTCCTTCGGCTGTTTTCAGGTTACGCTTTCCATTCAACTCCAGTCTGTTGGCCACCCTGATGCGGCAATTTCCACCCAGTTTTGAGTGGAGGGTAAGGGCTTTCACCTTCCCGTTCTCCCAACGCATGTCTACCACGTAACCGCCTCTGGCCACCAAGCCTTTTACCTCACCGGTCTGCCATTTGTCTGGCAGAGCAGGCAGCAGGTGCAGCGTACCGTCATGGCTCTGCAGAAGCATCTCGGCGATGCCGGAGGTACAGCCGAAGTTCCCGTCTATCTGGAAGGGTGGGTGCGCGTCAAACAGGTTGGGGTAAGTGCCTCCGCTCTGACCAGACTCCTCTGCGCCGGCAGGGGTCAGCTGGTCTTCTATCAATTTGTAGGCTCGATTACCATCCAGCAGCCTGGCCCACAGGTTCACTTTCCAGCCCATGGACCAACCCGTTGATTTGTCGCCGCGGTACACCAACGAGGTTTTGGCGGCCTCAAACAGCTGCGGGTGCGTATAGGGCGACACCTGGTTGCTGGGGAACAGGCCATACAGGTGCGAGACGTGGCGGTGCTTGTCGGTTGGTTTGTCCCAGTCCTGCAGCCACTCTTGCAGCTGCCCGTGCTGACCGATCTGCATCGGTGGCAGCCGGTTCCGCATCCGCTGCAGCGTATCGGAAAAGGCCTGGTCCATGTCCAGGGCCGCAGCGGCATCAATAACGTTTGAAAAGACATCGAACACCAATTGGTTGTCCATGGTGGTGCCGGCCGCAATGGAGACGCCGCTCTGGTGCGAGTTCTCGGGAGACATGGAAGGCGTCACTACCAACCATTTGTGCGTAGGCTCTTCCTGCAGTACATCTGCGTAGAAAGTAGCTGCTTCTTTGAGGATAGGGTACACCTGCCTCAGGAATTTTTTGTCGCCGGTATAGAGGTAATGCTGCCAGAGGTGCTGCGTGAGCCAGGCACCACCCATGGGCCATAAACCATAAAAAGCCCCGTCTACCGGACCGGTAATGCGCCATAAGTCGGTGTTGTGGTGCATGGTCCAGCCGCGGGCGCCGTACATTTTGGAGGCGCTCTCTTTTCCGGTTTCGGCCAGTTCCTTCACCATCTGGAAGAGTGGCTCGTGCATCTCTGGTAGGTTGGTGACCTCGGCGGGCCAGTAGTTCATCTCGGTGTTGATATTCACGGTGTACTTGCTGTCCCAGGGCGGGTAGACCTTGTCGTTCCAGATGCCCTGCAGGTTGGCCGGCTGAGTGCCGGGCTGCGAGCTGGAGATAAGCAAGTACCGCCCGAATTGGAAGTAAAGCGATACCAAA is part of the Rufibacter tibetensis genome and harbors:
- a CDS encoding GNAT family N-acetyltransferase: MSFSTQPILENDLVLLYPLQEDDFEEVYAVASDPSIWEQHPNKDRWKKDVFRTFFEGALQSKGAFKIIDKSTGKVAGSTRIYDYREQDSSVFIGYTFFGTTYWGKGFNPGVKTLLLDYLLGFVSRVYFHIGAGNIRSQIAICRLGAKKIGEQEVAYFGEPPKLNYTYCIEKEEWLAKKKAIA
- the hutG gene encoding formimidoylglutamase, translating into MYKPSDKTTWKGRMDPQDGELGLRWHQVVELVDLSREVEDGHGSFVFLGFSSDEGVWRNQGRVGAAGGPDAIRRAMASFADHLPEGIRLFGGGDVICANHRLEEAQAQLGKKVEMLLRKGYKPLVLGGGHETAYGHFLGIRKGLQVGEKLGIINLDAHFDLRSYSQHSSSGTPFLQIADDLEADGLEFHYLCVGIQEAGNTRKLFQSAAERKVHYVLADDLHTGMNTEIQDKLQTFISAVDKVYLSIDLDVFAAAYAPGVSAPTALGLTPQVVVLLLREIISSGKLLTVDVVELNPAYDIDNQTSKLAASLIYQIIQKWAEK
- a CDS encoding phosphoenolpyruvate carboxylase, with protein sequence MDGSSTSALQNYDKHVGLKFQLYNSLFTSLPFHRVEKTGVLLSIFLLHCEEGFAKEQSPDEIISTFFNQYTPYRTEQEQLDLLFRFVQYAERQVVLFDALEDASFRETHDMAGAGTLKHLQAEVEQTQTQAQLQEKLKDFSVRLVLTAHPTQFYPSEVLGIINDLSKALLNDNTAQVNSYLRQLGKTPFFKNEKPSPYDEAVSLIWYLENVFYQAAGQIMSHLKSQFPEAVSEENPLIRLGFWPGGDRDGNPFVTASITLRVAEALRGAIIKSYYQDVRRLKRRLTFKGILNELISLEEKLYNNLFLPGYKADITKEAILAPLLRIKDILIREHNSLFLPLAENLIRKVELFGLFFASLDVRQDSSAHTEALEAIAATSGALPENYSQLSAKEKISALLNANTTVAAESLENELHRDTLESMQAMKTIQEINGSEGCHRYIISHSTSALDVMEVYGLFMLSGWKPEELSVDIVPLFETIDDLKNAHDVMEALYNSEVYRQHLHRRGNIQSIMLGFSDGTKDGGYLMSNWSIYKAKEELSRLAQQYDLQVVFFDGRGGPPARGGGRTHQFYASMGPTIASKEIQLTIQGQTISSNFGTIDAAQYNMEQLMHAGIRNTLFSSKETTFTDQEEDLMQRLAEESYVAYNTLKNNPYFLEYLNYASPLRYYAEANIGSRPSKRKPGKLNLNDLRAVPYVGSWSQLKQNLPGYYGVGAAMERMEAEGQWEAIEHLYSRSLFFRTLLGNCEMAMTKCFFPLTAFLSKHPHYGELWNNIHEEFERTKKYVLRLTKNAHLMEDKPVNLLSIQMRQRIEMPLLTIQQFALTKIREMEEQENNTPGKSKFEKLVMRCSFGIINAERNSA
- a CDS encoding glycoside hydrolase family 95 protein, with translation MHSKSIFRFTFLFVFSTISGFAQQKAPLTLWYDKPAANWNEALPLGNGRIGAMVFGGPGKEKLQLNEETVWAGEPGNNLNPGLYPALTEIRSLIFAGKHKEAQALALEKIPRAVPADNNYGMPYQPVGNLFLSFPGHENATAYRRDLDISQAVATVSYKVEDVTYKREMFSSFPDEVIIIRLTTSKPRSLTFTVGADRPHKSYSVRTQGEQLLLSGVSGDVDNKKGKVRFQARVQPKVKGGKFTTTANSLQITGADEVLLYVSMGTNFRNYKDLSGDEEAKASGFLAKAVKKDYGKAKAAHTKNYQNYFNRVSLDLGITEAITKPTNLRLAEFSKGNDPALVSLYFQFGRYLLISSSQPGTQPANLQGIWNDKVYPPWDSKYTVNINTEMNYWPAEVTNLPEMHEPLFQMVKELAETGKESASKMYGARGWTMHHNTDLWRITGPVDGAFYGLWPMGGAWLTQHLWQHYLYTGDKKFLRQVYPILKEAATFYADVLQEEPTHKWLVVTPSMSPENSHQSGVSIAAGTTMDNQLVFDVFSNVIDAAAALDMDQAFSDTLQRMRNRLPPMQIGQHGQLQEWLQDWDKPTDKHRHVSHLYGLFPSNQVSPYTHPQLFEAAKTSLVYRGDKSTGWSMGWKVNLWARLLDGNRAYKLIEDQLTPAGAEESGQSGGTYPNLFDAHPPFQIDGNFGCTSGIAEMLLQSHDGTLHLLPALPDKWQTGEVKGLVARGGYVVDMRWENGKVKALTLHSKLGGNCRIRVANRLELNGKRNLKTAEGTNPNTFYQLAAIKTPLVSPNANLKTVNIPTTNLLDLKTEKGKTYELIGL